In Setaria italica strain Yugu1 chromosome IX, Setaria_italica_v2.0, whole genome shotgun sequence, the genomic stretch ggtcttctggaacaatgggggTTGCATCCCCAAGAAgtcttcataacgagcaacatgaggttgctgctgagcccttccaccatagggctactgctgttgttgcccttgtaccagatgtcttagcagctcggtctgagccgctaagattgcctctagtggagacgggggtgggggtgggagaAGGTCCtatctttgctcgctgctgccgggcaccgAGCCATATCTGGTGTGATGCgtcatctgcaagagttaacgttccattaaattcataatctcagaagtactccaacagatgggaacgcacaagttaaattctccaatgcaactcttgccgataatgcaacacacgtcctcataagggagatacactcttcCCATTGTCATCTTAGTTAGCATTTATCTTAGCCCTGCACACGACTTCGGGCGAATCATACCCAAACTCCAGGAATTCCCTTACATCTgaacttaagccaaggggtcggcaAAACGAACCAcacagaaaggggtcgggcgaggcggagaactgcctcgaggggtcgggcgcatccgatctcgcgacccggggtcggcaaaacttgaacagacccacagaaacggcgtgtgtggtcacagcacaaactcacatggTCTAACATTCCAACGTGTTgcaaagagtcaaaggtcaaactcaggatctgatttcactgggatctttttacaaaggtgttctaaaacacaaggagtactcaactcaaggctaacctattacaggactatccaaaatttaggctgccaaggagtacaacaaaagaatgggttccctgcaactctccatctacgagggaacactgtgagttggagaaggggcgtcgtcctcttcaatgtccatactggacgcttcctcaacctcctcagggtcttcttgagcttccagctgcatctggagggcatgcatgtcatcgagctcggcgtgatgctcgtccagatgagcattagctactgctagctccatttctacttccatcttttcctctgatagctcgatcatgccgtccaccaagtcggctacttctccctcaagcccagagattcggtcctgcatgtcgtggatttgaatgcctcgttggatgagctgatatgtttggcccaccatgtctcttctggcggcctggaggtgtccttgggtatccgcggcgatccgagcaaggatagccatggctcgtccttggagctcaatcagccgatatagggctgacatgcaccagatattggtggagatggtgaccattgagtaggaggtggccaacacctcgatattgctgacgcggtcgagccatgccgggtccaaccggttcctggcggggaacaagccgatggggtctagggtgacctccagcaggtgcagctgacagaattgagtgaggagttgaagagcagctgactcccaggtgtcttccagGGTAAGACCGTATGCTCAGATTCCAAATgggggccagtcgggccgcacaggagggggaggtactactACCTGCACGTTGCATATTTGGATGCCTCGCTCCAGGTACAACCGTCCAGCATAGAAAGGTGGAGACTAgtacccgaaccacttcaaggtgtcccacaagatagcgggaaaaccctcgaagtgcagacacgtcgaatgggaggtgccatctgcgccatacaggacatgtctaggggcggccatctggaaccaagaaccaaaacaacgtgagatGAACTCTAAAggccaggggtcggacagaaaaagcaTCCGGATTTTAACCGAAAATgagctggaagaaactagaaatccttagaaccgaagaagagcttttccgagcaaggttgcttttgaggagggtgactttacagatttttagcttatgtcgcatgcacggcctacctcgttcttaaccaaaacaactgccaaagcTTGGGCTTACGCAGTTAGTGccagtggcaaggcaaccagtacgtctctccctataataactagtcggttctatcAACGCTGCCTAAACgatcgcggttagtgtacctgcagaaaacacaaccacatgaacctttcgtgccagcacccacgaaagcgttcccaaacattaccgttcactataggaacgacacccatgcgttcaaggctgcatggacagcacccAACCgtgtggaaataggtcccctttgaatggaaccgtataacccttcgcatactcgtgatgcggaatcagcgcacgtataatagacgtggcgaacaaccgtgatgataggctcgttggaatcgaaccataccaaccttcgtatggattacatacggaacctgcgcacgtataataaacgtgggtgaaacaaccgcgatgatagggtcctttgaatagaactccctatcaacctcgcatgctcgtgatgcggaactcggcacacgtatgataaacgtggtgaagtgctggaagggttagcaagataaccaattagatattagccacctaaaaacaaccccaaaatcccctagggcctctcgtactaaaatcatccttaacgatcgtacgagatttttcaaagagtttcttacaacttttatcttttaaagaagtgattagggcctattgtgttctctatcttgctaaaccggctctggtaccagctgtggcggatccgcCTCGGATTTGCTTAGTcaaacatgattaagccgcatgatacgcgacactcatgcctaaaccaagtaaacacgaagtgccgtcggatttcatccaatttaaccacttgaacaggaccgaatagcaaacccacacgaaggtgagcggttccagagaatacaacaagtccaccgagttaacaaatgaaccatttagtttggccatgaaacaacatcagagtttacaagttcataagaaaaacaacgaaaaggtaaaacaactagcggaagctaactcgtcggggtcggacatccctggtgaggccaaccgggacatcagtgatccctctccttgccgtccgaggagggatcccactcaaccgtccaacccggagggagttggggtggccaagtgccagcagagggaggctcagaggcagtaacttcacctgaaaaaggagagccacaacaaggctgagctactaagctcaacaagacttaaccgacagggagtacgctactccacctcttctagacatgcaaggctttttggctgaggggtttgtttgccaaaagcgctaggctTATCCTTACTtttaagttttagctccggttctaagttcattattcggtctaagtttgcaatctaCTCTAAAcagacatagaaccaaccaaggtatatacatcatcatcaagaccatgtcatcatcaaattcctttattactcagggtgacatagcgatcaagcagtctcaaactgtgagaggcagacgaatcgattcgggtttcttaaccatgcatggcgaacctaatctcatgacatccgcgcaccacaagggtcgcttcctgtgtcggccgtccccatcaattcccaggcgcgtgtcaggtccaaacttcccttggcatgcaatgctccacaatcccggtctctaccgtactgtgaccgcacttgcacccatatgatgcaccatgggaacctcgttccagggacagcaggggtataagccacgccctagttcaatcaggtactaggcttccccatcccatactaggtatgagattagtactttcaaacacttgatcacaaacaccaccactgtcgagccttagcaagtttcatagacagacggggcgatcagccgaccaccaaagaattacccaaaaccctgccccatccatcgtccttatagttgtaacagaagggaaacaaccaactcctacaactcgcgagtgacaggaaatcactcgtcttttaccgtttcctaattaagcaaagcatctactcggtccaacaactagtgatcagatcaagggatctaagttatgcatctatggttccaaacaactcctatacgtaaatgcacaagcatgttaaagaaggcatgcgcaagtttggtaaaacatagggaaaccatgcatccggggcttgcctgatgaggacatcaacaccaacgatacatccacacctacacaagtaccagtttctggtcctataactcgcgcccgtgctcgtcaacttaatcatcaagtaagttcactcttgagttcctgtccattttatttagaccatggagacacgtgcactcttgttttggttaggaatcatggagaagaccgaaagggaaacggactcgcgcaggctggattcggactccaggacagtaccaacttgtgatagtcaccacggtcgcatacggacacggattggggcgttcaagtacttcacagatttgttatgaagtctattttcatatggatctggactcaagtctatatctgatctgaggcggtcgcaatgaccaatttactaccaataggttttctggtgctgcgtcaccttattttggcccaatgggccgtgtatcaagttgggtccattagggacatgtcctagggttggggcacgaccccaacaccctcttggtcgtcctcctaggcattaataaggattagagccaccacaaacagattaggttttgtttagatcaagtttagctctcgctacttgcttgtaagcgcgcgtgctggatcagccgcccgtcttgctatcttcggaaccccaccgtattgagattgagttggaaaccttcatcttcatctagtaaattcagtacttgttatacttgttcttgctagttcttcgattgcttgtaggacgagtgccctagtggccgggtgactcgctccacaagatcgcggcagccattggaggtggtgtatcggttgctaaggcgcagcttggaaggctgtagtcaggccgtgaacgtcgtctccatcgaccaatcgagttatcccacgcctctcatcgaaagatcgggaatcaaccctagcgggttcatatcattgccttcgagcaaggaggagggaaactgctcgtCTGCgtgggcagcttcggcttctcgaGGTaagagctcggctacaccttcttcttctggcgccgggtgcagctcgtaaagccgtcggcgagacgcatctctacacgaatgcaatgcattggttagcatttagacggttatttcaacagcaacacttgcaagtttgagcccagaaacttgcggcaagttacagaaGGTTGGGGAGGTTCGATGGAGTCGATGGAGATCAaggtataagggtcggatggggaggaacttatgatctgacccttaatctagaggaatagatgtgctaggggtcctaagacgtaacgctgaaaagtccccaagttttatacatacaccctcggtttaaggaaaaagatacagccgagccctcgggcgaggcggagaaaggtcggcggaacagacagggtcgggcgagatggaaccggggtcgggcggataggaggggtcggacgaggtgaacaagggtcggtagcttagcttcgtcttacagatgaggcttgggcggaaagactaaggggcttgggacagcggcgaggatgtccggtggtattccgacggcggcggtgcttcttgcggatcacaagccAACTCTTGTGCGGCACGGGGAGCAgaggctggtggattgggggaaggtggtgtttaagcggagaggagagttcctcagacttaggtggtggcgctgtgagcacgaacagggagcaaacgGGAGGGCAGtgatggcaaaggggaactccggtagggctCCGGTattccattttatagctgcgcggaagagagaaggggaagcggcgcgaaggccggggaagaagcgatggagtgctctgccggggcggcgattgagcgacgagggcggtggagcaggactttggGGATGACACCgacggtcattgggcaccgatgttagggcggcgcaggcgcgggtttgccggtggttgagatttggcggaggtgagcgtcgtcgtgcggtggatctgatggaagtgaccggggaaacgacgctagaaacgagggcgcacaggtaagaagacaggcggctgcgatcgcgcgggcaagcgcggagcaacagattgtcggggcggagcttctgacaaggtggaaaaggagttgtcgctgccgcggtctaggttggtggaggaggaatcgtcgcgtagcgagggccggggcggcgcgactgtggagaggtgacggaaaagacgggtggcatcgggctctgtagccgggatctggcgatgtgatgatgggcgcgggcggcgaggtgctgcagaaagggtagtaGAGGAGATTCCGCCGTGAtgggggaagggggcgcgagaatccatccggtcgttgccggcgacgaggcggagcggcgggcgtcggaggagttgagccacgcggctagggaactctgaggcgggcatgcaactcgagtgcgccggtcgcgggagatctgggagaaagatcttatgggtccaccggtcagtcttggtggtccacggctcgaaTTGAAGGGCGGCGTTGTGGgatgacttagaaagatccgaaggtgggttgggggtcggcggggtcggaactgggaaaacacggcgagggggtcggatcacaggggtcgggagatctggaggttgagtacttagGCTTGGTAAACTGAGATAGGTGataagggactcggattaagattgacgcgaaggatttttatcCGAAGCCGTTACACAGAGCAAGATAAGCAATGCTGATTAGTGGTGGCCTGCGTAGGTCCTAATTCATCCATGAACTTCTGAGACCTATGTCGTCGTGGGTTGATCATTTGGGCAAACAGGAAATACATATACATTAAATTACATGGAATGCAACTTCAACACCACAAACATAGATCTCCAAACAATATGGACAAATGTAGATGCACCGCAAACCAACTCATAAATATAAAACTAATAATACATACCTGCTGCACTAACACATGCGGATATAATCAAACCACCTTTAGAAATCTCAATTCCATGACGTACATGCACACATAGACGTCCACAGGACACCTTCATGGGTGTAGTTGTTGTTGCCTATCATCAGTCCAAAGAGTAGCAGATCTGCTTGAACGCATCAGCGTGCTCGTTGTGGAGCGCAGCGAAGAGGTCGACGCCGCCCTTGGCCGTGCATGACCGCACAAAGAATATGAGCCCCTCGAGAGGCAAGACAGGCGGCAGGAACGCGCACGGCGGCCCGCCACCGAAGTCGAGATCGTGGAATCCGAACCCCAGCCAGCTGTCCACCTCCAGGTCCGGGCAGTACGCCGTGCCTGCAACCGCCGCCGTTGCGGTCAGCCGCTCCCCGCTGCGTTCCAACGCCTCGCCGAAGTCGACGAAGGACTGGACGTATTCGGCGTCGACGCGCGCCACGGCGTCGCGTATGACGCCTACCACGGCGGCGTAACTCGACGACAGGAGCTCCCCGGCGCGCATCCTCGGGAACGCCCACAGCACCATGTTGCCGAAGAAGTCCGTTGGCACGGGAGGCTTGGCCCTGCTCCGGCAGTTCACGGCGACCCGTATCTGCGTGAGCTCTTCTGGCGccaggcgccgcgccgccgtggccttCTTCCACGCGTGCGCCAGGAGGCACTGGAACATGCTGCACCGCGCTCCGACGTGGGCCTTCAGCCTCGCCACGAACTCTTCGGAGAAGTGCACGGTGAGGTTCTTGATCCTGTCCATAGGGATAACAGGGTAGGAGCGGCTCGGGCTGTGCTCGCCCTTGAACTCGATGTTCCGGTGGTCGAAGGCCGGCGATGGCGGGCTGCGGGGGACAACCGCGGTCGTGCGGTCGATGAACGGCGACGGGAGGATGGCCAAGCCGGTGCTGACGGCCGTGGCCCACGCAGCGTAGAAGAAGCTCATGGCCTGCCCGTCGGCGACGAGGTGCTGGCACGCCGTGCCGATCACCAGGCCGCCGCACCTGTACCGCGTCAGCTGGACATGGAGGAGCGGCTCGTCGGCACGGTACTGCACAGGAGCAAAAGTCATTTTAATTTACTTCATATTTTGCAAGTAGCAGGAGGATTGCAACGAACTTAAAATCTCACTATACTACGAGTTTCATGGAAATTCTGTTTTTACGTGTACGAGAAAGTACCATGTCCGCCTTGGGAAACAGCTGGTCGATGTGCTCCGATATGTCGGGGCGCGCCAGGGCATCCGCGAGGTCCGCCGCCGCATCGGCCTCGAGGACAAGCACGCCGGCGTTGTTGAGGTGGAAGCACCTCCTGCCGCGGTCGTCGACGCCCAACCGACCGGCGAGGTGCGGGAACCTTGCGACGGTAGCGAGGAGGCCGTCCACGACAGCGGTGTTGGCCGGCGCGGCCTGCGCGGTCCACGCGAAGACGGCTGGGACGTAGCcgtcggtggcggcgcggtCGAAAACGGTGAGCGGGACCATCCGGCCGACGGCATCGTCGCAGTCGGGCTTGGGACTCATAATTGCGCGCCGTGTGATCTCGACGGGCACCGCCATTTTATCAATGTAGTCTTGCCACTACCTGCGCGCCTCGTAGCTTGCTTTGCACTGAGCATGCGCTTTATATAAGGCCGGAGCAGTAATACCTATCCATCTCTCGGTAGCCGGAATCCAAGAAGACGGCAACAAGCGAGATGTCAGCAAAAATGTTAGGTAAACGGAAAAGCTAAACACGACGACTACGGTGTTATTCTACGCCAACCACCACACCTTTGTCCATCTGATTTTCATGGATATCTGTGCTAAATATTTCAGGAGGACAAAAATTAGTGTGTTTTATGAAGGCCACGCGGAACCTGATTCTTGGGTAACAAAAAAAGTCATTTGTTTTTAGGGCATCAAACACTTGAATTTTGTTCAAAGCTTAAAGTTAATTCATTGAATTACAAAATTCAAGTGTTTGATAAAcacctctctctctatatatatatatgagttACAGCCATAAGTTGGCATAACTTCTAGGTTGTGTTTACGTAAAGAGAAGATTTAGCTGTTTATTAAGTTGCACAAAAATTCATCGGCGCTCTTGCTCCTACAAACACGCTATTTTTAGATGCGAAAAGTAAGAGCAGATTTTGAGTACGTTCCTGCAAATACGTTTCTAACCGTCCtttaacactagtagagaactagcctttagtcccggttggtagggtgcatatctcccgaaaatctatccgggataaatcaaccgggacaaaaggggggtatttagtcccgggtcctttaaccgggagtaaaggtcaccctttagtcccggttgttcaccaaccgggactaatgggcCTGCCACGctaggcgcgggacaggccctttactcccggttgggttcccctttagtctcggttggctttcccaaccggaactaaatggCACCCTGTATGGCccttgaaattttcatgcatcacgtacgtggtaccgcggcccttttattaacctttagtagttgagacttttttttaatgaaatcaactagtatttaaacgaatgaaatttgtaattatacaattactatatatatacacaattcatatacacaattcaactagtata encodes the following:
- the LOC101777429 gene encoding tryptamine hydroxycinnamoyltransferase 2; this encodes MAVPVEITRRAIMSPKPDCDDAVGRMVPLTVFDRAATDGYVPAVFAWTAQAAPANTAVVDGLLATVARFPHLAGRLGVDDRGRRCFHLNNAGVLVLEADAAADLADALARPDISEHIDQLFPKADMYRADEPLLHVQLTRYRCGGLVIGTACQHLVADGQAMSFFYAAWATAVSTGLAILPSPFIDRTTAVVPRSPPSPAFDHRNIEFKGEHSPSRSYPVIPMDRIKNLTVHFSEEFVARLKAHVGARCSMFQCLLAHAWKKATAARRLAPEELTQIRVAVNCRSRAKPPVPTDFFGNMVLWAFPRMRAGELLSSSYAAVVGVIRDAVARVDAEYVQSFVDFGEALERSGERLTATAAVAGTAYCPDLEVDSWLGFGFHDLDFGGGPPCAFLPPVLPLEGLIFFVRSCTAKGGVDLFAALHNEHADAFKQICYSLD